A single Fusobacterium sp. SYSU M8D902 DNA region contains:
- a CDS encoding ATP-dependent DNA helicase, with protein sequence MNLNTKQFEAVTTTEGPLLLISGPGSGKTRTLVERTIYLLTEKKVKPENIFLSTFTEKAARELITRISERLKELGHKINLYEMYIGTLHSIFLRLIDENIEYSFFRSGYRVLDDVDQQFFIYSRIKNFSELEGYREFFRDIPANNSWERSQKILFWLNKINEEGRRLDNLKTENKKILFLKSAHKRYHEMLVEENIIDFTTIQREMYRILHNEEVLEKLKNKMHYIMIDEYQDTNSIQEKIIFLLGEKYKNICVVGDDDQGIYRFRGASIKNILQFPERFEQGVCKKINLDINYRSHEDIIRFCNRWINLINWREFRFRKDIVPPADSSFPDYSGVVRIGGDSEKKWKDNIYKFIKNLKTTNKIEDYSQVAFLFRSVQSSNVKELKKHLESLGIPIYSPRSKDFFDRSEIKLVIGALLVYFPHCKYLILDEVQNRGNRIFDYYKECLTLLKKVIKNDEELYSWLVEKRKENSYETTLFIPSFRKIFYSLLQFDTFKNFIKIDINNVKEGRETYNLGVFSELLEKFERLSKVEDIQKDDVEKVIKYFFNVYLKNLYHKKIDEYENKEEFPLGAIPFLTFHQAKGLEFPIVIVGSLDSTPAFKEKTEEDVLCELLRLDDNFEPRDKKSEFDFWRIYYTAFSRAQNLLVLTSIENRSGKNELPSRTFRSIYESIPYVTDEKFKLENLNVETLKKVEIKPLLSYTGHILLYDFCPLKYRFIKDFKFKPFYSKDTFYGIFVHRVIEKVHRDFLANLFDNNLEEIINDIGNSLEKELKTNFPVEIREKVRYHISNYLENSNLEDIVATEFEAYSIEKNYIMIGTLDLVKKTPLGIEIIDFKTGKFDKSRFEIYKHQLEIYAYLLKDKYSLENIKASLYYIDEENSKIEIDLDSSNIEKSVEKFDIIASELLKKNFPPRKFDDKCSKCEFNYYCMIKEES encoded by the coding sequence ATGAATTTAAATACCAAACAATTTGAAGCTGTCACTACTACAGAAGGTCCACTTCTTCTTATCTCTGGACCTGGTTCTGGAAAAACTAGAACACTGGTAGAAAGAACTATATACCTTTTAACTGAAAAAAAAGTTAAACCTGAAAATATTTTTCTCTCTACCTTTACAGAAAAGGCTGCTAGAGAATTGATTACAAGAATATCTGAACGATTGAAAGAGTTGGGACACAAGATAAATCTATATGAGATGTATATTGGAACACTACACTCAATATTTTTAAGACTCATTGATGAAAATATTGAATACTCTTTCTTTAGATCAGGGTATAGAGTATTAGATGATGTTGACCAACAATTTTTTATATATAGTAGAATTAAAAATTTTAGTGAGTTAGAGGGGTATCGTGAATTTTTTAGGGATATTCCTGCTAATAACAGTTGGGAGAGAAGTCAAAAGATATTATTCTGGTTAAATAAAATCAATGAAGAGGGAAGAAGATTAGATAATCTCAAAACTGAAAATAAAAAAATCCTATTTTTAAAGAGTGCTCATAAGAGATATCACGAGATGCTAGTAGAAGAGAATATCATAGATTTTACAACTATTCAAAGAGAGATGTATAGAATACTCCACAATGAAGAGGTTCTTGAAAAATTAAAAAATAAAATGCACTACATAATGATAGATGAATATCAAGATACCAATAGTATCCAAGAAAAAATAATCTTTTTGCTTGGTGAAAAATATAAAAATATCTGTGTTGTAGGTGATGATGATCAAGGAATTTATCGTTTTAGAGGAGCTTCCATTAAAAACATTCTCCAATTTCCAGAGAGATTTGAACAGGGAGTGTGTAAAAAAATAAATTTAGATATCAATTATCGTTCACACGAAGATATTATTAGATTTTGTAACAGGTGGATAAATCTCATCAATTGGAGAGAGTTCCGTTTTAGAAAAGATATTGTCCCTCCTGCTGATAGCTCTTTTCCAGACTATAGTGGAGTAGTCAGAATAGGTGGAGATTCTGAAAAAAAATGGAAGGATAATATATATAAATTTATTAAAAATTTAAAAACTACAAATAAGATCGAAGACTATAGTCAAGTAGCATTTCTTTTTAGAAGTGTTCAATCATCCAATGTAAAAGAGCTAAAAAAACATCTAGAAAGTTTAGGTATTCCTATATACTCACCTAGATCAAAAGATTTTTTTGATAGATCAGAGATAAAATTGGTAATTGGGGCTCTTTTAGTATATTTTCCACACTGTAAATATCTAATACTTGATGAGGTACAAAATCGTGGAAATAGAATTTTTGATTACTATAAAGAGTGTCTTACTCTTCTTAAAAAAGTTATAAAAAATGATGAAGAACTCTATAGCTGGTTAGTTGAAAAAAGAAAAGAGAACTCATATGAAACGACTCTTTTTATTCCAAGTTTTAGAAAAATATTTTACTCTCTTCTCCAATTTGATACTTTTAAAAATTTTATTAAAATTGATATCAACAATGTAAAAGAGGGAAGAGAGACTTACAACTTAGGAGTTTTTTCTGAACTCTTAGAAAAATTTGAAAGATTATCAAAGGTTGAAGATATTCAAAAAGATGATGTTGAAAAAGTTATAAAATACTTTTTTAATGTTTATTTAAAAAATCTCTACCATAAAAAAATTGATGAATATGAAAATAAAGAGGAGTTCCCTTTAGGAGCAATTCCATTTTTAACTTTTCATCAAGCTAAGGGTCTTGAATTTCCTATTGTTATTGTAGGCTCTTTAGATTCAACTCCAGCTTTCAAGGAGAAAACTGAAGAGGACGTACTATGTGAACTTTTGAGATTAGATGATAATTTTGAACCTAGAGATAAGAAGAGTGAGTTTGATTTTTGGAGAATATACTATACAGCCTTTTCTCGTGCTCAAAATCTTCTAGTTCTTACTAGCATAGAGAATAGATCTGGAAAAAATGAACTTCCTTCACGAACTTTTAGATCTATCTATGAATCAATTCCATATGTTACTGATGAAAAATTTAAATTGGAAAACTTGAATGTTGAAACTTTAAAAAAAGTTGAGATAAAACCACTTCTATCTTATACTGGGCATATTCTTCTCTATGATTTTTGCCCTTTAAAATATAGATTTATTAAGGATTTTAAATTTAAACCGTTCTATTCTAAGGACACTTTTTATGGAATTTTTGTACATAGGGTAATTGAAAAGGTTCACAGAGATTTTCTAGCAAATCTTTTTGATAATAATTTAGAGGAGATTATCAACGATATTGGTAACTCTTTAGAAAAAGAACTTAAAACCAACTTCCCAGTAGAGATTCGTGAAAAAGTTAGATACCATATTAGTAACTATCTTGAAAATAGCAATTTAGAAGATATAGTTGCCACTGAATTTGAAGCATACAGTATTGAAAAAAACTATATTATGATTGGTACTTTGGATCTTGTTAAAAAAACTCCTTTGGGAATAGAGATTATTGATTTTAAAACAGGTAAATTTGATAAAAGTAGATTTGAAATCTATAAACATCAATTGGAGATCTATGCTTATCTTTTAAAGGACAAATACTCCTTAGAAAATATTAAGGCATCTCTCTATTATATTGATGAGGAAAATTCTAAAATTGAGATTGATTTAGATAGTTCTAACATTGAAAAAAGTGTTGAAAAATTTGATATAATCGCATCTGAACTTTTAAAGAAAAATTTTCCACCAAGAAAATTTGATGATAAATGTTCTAAATGTGAGTTTAATTATTATTGTATGATTAAGGAGGAATCTTGA